The following proteins are encoded in a genomic region of Candidatus Edwardsbacteria bacterium:
- a CDS encoding DUF3795 domain-containing protein, which produces MTEFDPGSYCGLYCGACEIVAAHKKALATGLPAKWEDLPAPLRDNIPPAPLECRGCKTDSLYEGCKKCGIRACASGKKVEACILCSEYPCRLVKERLQMVERVKEVLPHCAVMFKNLDLLKAKGLELWLDEQKSKWSCPGCGTPFTWYQEKCEKCGRELGSIKDHNDY; this is translated from the coding sequence ATGACCGAGTTCGACCCCGGCTCATACTGCGGGCTGTATTGCGGGGCCTGCGAGATAGTGGCGGCCCATAAAAAGGCCCTGGCCACCGGCCTTCCGGCCAAATGGGAGGACCTGCCGGCCCCGTTGAGGGATAATATACCGCCGGCCCCTCTGGAATGCCGGGGCTGCAAGACGGATTCGCTGTACGAGGGCTGTAAAAAATGCGGCATCAGGGCCTGTGCCTCCGGCAAAAAGGTTGAGGCCTGCATCCTGTGTTCCGAGTATCCCTGCCGGCTGGTCAAGGAAAGGCTCCAGATGGTGGAGCGGGTAAAAGAGGTCCTGCCGCACTGCGCCGTGATGTTCAAAAACTTGGATTTGTTAAAAGCCAAGGGACTGGAGCTCTGGCTCGATGAGCAGAAGAGTAAATGGAGTTGTCCCGGGTGCGGAACGCCCTTCACCTGGTATCAGGAAAAATGCGAGAAGTGCGGGCGGGAGCTGGGATCGATAAAAGACCATAATGATTATTGA
- a CDS encoding gamma-glutamyl-gamma-aminobutyrate hydrolase family protein, producing the protein MKDPIIGLTALRSPDQTSYHHILTGPYVRAVTGAGGYPIVVPSIIERCDQALDMMDGLLLIGGGDIEAKHLGAENHPKAKFFNPLRDDFELALIRRAAHRKMPMLGICRGMQIMNVALGGGLYQDIADEQGSSFDHYREDLPNQAAHSVSIAPDSCLASILGSTSVSVNSVHHQAVKDPAPGLKAAAWAPDGVIEGIESSGNGGFMLGVQWHPERIAETMPEQRRLFERFVKAAEGYKEKNRR; encoded by the coding sequence ATGAAAGATCCCATTATCGGGCTTACCGCCCTGCGCAGCCCCGATCAGACCAGCTATCACCATATCCTGACCGGGCCCTACGTCCGGGCCGTCACCGGGGCCGGAGGGTATCCCATAGTGGTGCCGTCCATCATCGAGCGCTGCGACCAGGCCCTGGATATGATGGACGGCCTGTTGCTGATCGGCGGGGGCGATATTGAAGCCAAGCATCTGGGGGCCGAGAATCACCCCAAAGCCAAGTTCTTCAATCCGCTGCGGGACGATTTTGAGCTGGCCCTGATCAGACGGGCCGCCCACAGGAAAATGCCGATGCTGGGCATCTGCCGGGGCATGCAGATAATGAACGTGGCCCTGGGGGGCGGGCTGTACCAGGACATTGCCGACGAGCAGGGCTCATCCTTCGATCATTACCGGGAGGACCTGCCCAATCAGGCGGCGCATTCGGTCAGTATCGCCCCGGATTCCTGCCTGGCCTCCATCCTGGGCTCCACCTCGGTCTCGGTGAACAGCGTCCACCATCAGGCGGTCAAAGATCCGGCTCCGGGCCTTAAGGCCGCAGCCTGGGCCCCGGACGGGGTGATCGAGGGGATTGAGTCATCCGGAAACGGCGGATTCATGCTGGGGGTGCAATGGCATCCCGAACGGATCGCCGAAACCATGCCGGAACAGAGAAGGCTGTTCGAGAGGTTCGTCAAGGCGGCCGAAGGGTATAAAGAAAAAAACAGGCGATAA
- a CDS encoding metalloregulator ArsR/SmtB family transcription factor: MQNLVKVFKALGDRNRIRIIKMLQEKPMSVNELTAVLGISQPSVSRHLHLLKGAGLVEDKRDALWVNYRLSAATANEYVPILLKHITRWANQDSMVSQDHKKMKKVDRRKIKKE; encoded by the coding sequence ATGCAAAACCTGGTCAAAGTGTTCAAAGCCCTGGGGGACCGGAACCGGATAAGGATAATCAAGATGCTTCAGGAGAAGCCCATGAGTGTCAATGAGTTGACCGCGGTCCTGGGCATCTCCCAGCCCAGCGTTTCCCGCCACCTGCATCTGCTCAAGGGGGCCGGGTTGGTGGAGGACAAGCGGGACGCCCTGTGGGTCAACTACCGGCTTTCCGCCGCCACCGCCAATGAATATGTTCCGATCCTGCTTAAGCACATCACCCGGTGGGCCAATCAGGACAGCATGGTCAGCCAGGATCATAAAAAGATGAAAAAGGTGGACCGCCGGAAAATAAAAAAGGAGTGA